A window of Longibacter salinarum contains these coding sequences:
- a CDS encoding ChaB family protein, with translation MPFNRIDQLPDSVRDNLPKHAQEIYKEAYNSAEDEYDDPDKRRGDESKEETAHRVAWSAVKQKYTKKYGEWTRKDE, from the coding sequence ATGCCATTCAATCGAATCGATCAGCTACCTGACTCCGTCCGCGACAATCTACCGAAGCACGCGCAGGAGATTTACAAGGAAGCCTACAACAGCGCGGAGGACGAGTACGACGACCCTGATAAGCGGCGTGGGGACGAATCGAAAGAAGAGACGGCCCATCGTGTAGCCTGGTCGGCTGTCAAGCAGAAGTACACGAAGAAGTACGGCGAATGGACTCGTAAGGACGAATAA
- the pabB gene encoding aminodeoxychorismate synthase component I produces the protein MPQSEPLPASAYGGDGIFRPDRLDTAGTVFLDTSRPPSSDDGASGRRSLLFERPRKILRADARDEVADVLRALDAALASGYYVAGMLTYEAGLALCDMSAHALDGPLAWFGVYESPVEVPHTASLDGFNSLQEYPSIENARFDVSRDMYRDALRQIKSLIREGDVYQINYTGPVRFTCASHDPIPLYAQLRKRQPVPYGAWLRFDDRRILCASPELFVRREGKRLVTKPMKGTIRRGMTQAEDEHLRFELANDSKSQAENLMIVDLLRNDLSICCEPGSVNVPSLFATETYDTLTQMTSTVEGRLTSDTRLSDILKALYPCGSVTGAPKRRAMQRIHELETGPRGVYCGAIGYAAPDDTACFNVAIRTVTLTEDASSGHLHGTMGTGSGIVWDSDLDAEYEECCLKARFLTDPPRGENRSFRLIETMRAIDGDIPLWSRHWSRLSDSAAYFGLPVDRQGVEVALRDAMRSTGNQENVVRLTVGQAGDPRVEIKDMPSRVDSWSLAIATEPARPTDPFFYHKTTRRAPYTRAQAQATEVGCDEAILMTPDGEVTEGARSNVIIEIGGRWVTPPVEAGLLGGVFRAHLLETEPRLEVGRVMIDDLMHADRVFCCNAVRGLIPAHVEKDLRPPMPKGSALSSFA, from the coding sequence ATGCCTCAATCTGAACCCCTGCCCGCCTCCGCGTACGGTGGCGATGGCATCTTTCGACCCGACCGGCTCGACACCGCGGGAACGGTGTTTTTAGATACATCGAGGCCGCCGAGCAGTGATGATGGTGCTTCCGGCCGACGCTCACTTCTTTTCGAGCGACCTCGAAAGATTTTGCGGGCAGATGCCCGGGACGAAGTTGCTGATGTACTGCGTGCGCTGGACGCCGCACTTGCTTCAGGCTACTATGTCGCGGGAATGCTCACGTACGAAGCCGGCCTTGCTCTCTGCGACATGTCCGCACACGCACTCGACGGTCCACTGGCCTGGTTCGGCGTCTACGAGTCGCCTGTCGAGGTGCCCCATACCGCATCCCTGGACGGCTTCAATTCGCTTCAGGAGTACCCGAGCATCGAAAACGCTAGGTTCGATGTGTCTCGGGACATGTATCGAGACGCATTGCGCCAAATCAAATCGCTGATCCGGGAAGGCGATGTCTATCAGATCAACTACACCGGACCGGTCCGCTTTACCTGTGCATCCCACGACCCGATTCCCCTGTATGCGCAGCTACGCAAGCGCCAGCCGGTTCCATACGGCGCCTGGCTCCGTTTCGACGACAGACGGATCCTGTGCGCGTCTCCCGAACTTTTCGTTCGCCGCGAGGGAAAGCGGTTGGTCACCAAGCCCATGAAGGGAACCATCCGCCGGGGGATGACGCAAGCGGAAGACGAGCATCTTCGTTTTGAACTAGCGAACGATTCGAAAAGTCAGGCCGAGAACCTGATGATCGTGGATCTTCTTCGAAACGATCTGTCGATTTGCTGTGAGCCTGGGTCGGTGAACGTTCCGTCGCTCTTTGCCACGGAGACGTACGATACCCTCACACAGATGACGTCGACGGTCGAAGGGCGGCTGACATCAGATACTCGGCTGTCGGACATCCTCAAGGCGCTTTATCCATGCGGCTCTGTCACCGGTGCGCCGAAGCGGCGGGCAATGCAACGAATCCACGAGCTCGAAACCGGACCGCGCGGCGTGTACTGCGGTGCAATCGGGTATGCGGCGCCGGACGACACCGCCTGCTTCAACGTCGCGATCCGGACGGTGACACTTACCGAGGACGCGTCATCTGGACACCTGCACGGAACGATGGGCACCGGTAGCGGCATCGTATGGGATTCTGATCTGGACGCAGAATACGAAGAGTGCTGTCTGAAAGCTCGCTTTCTAACGGATCCGCCGAGGGGAGAGAATCGCTCATTTCGTTTAATCGAAACGATGCGAGCCATCGACGGAGACATTCCACTCTGGTCTCGCCACTGGTCACGCTTGTCCGATTCTGCGGCGTACTTCGGCCTTCCCGTCGACCGTCAGGGCGTCGAAGTCGCCTTGCGTGACGCCATGAGGTCCACGGGAAATCAAGAGAACGTCGTTCGGTTGACCGTGGGGCAGGCAGGCGATCCTCGGGTTGAAATAAAGGACATGCCGAGCCGTGTAGATTCCTGGTCTCTGGCAATCGCAACCGAGCCGGCTCGACCGACCGATCCATTTTTCTATCACAAGACGACTCGGCGAGCCCCGTACACCCGGGCGCAGGCACAGGCTACCGAGGTGGGTTGCGACGAAGCGATTCTTATGACGCCAGATGGTGAGGTGACCGAGGGCGCCCGCAGTAATGTGATTATCGAGATCGGCGGTCGGTGGGTCACGCCGCCGGTGGAGGCCGGTCTGCTCGGGGGCGTCTTTCGCGCTCATCTCCTCGAAACCGAGCCCCGGCTTGAGGTCGGGCGTGTTATGATCGACGATCTCATGCACGCTGATCGTGTGTTTTGCTGCAACGCCGTGCGCGGCCTGATTCCGGCACACGTTGAGAAGGATCTAAGGCCCCCCATGCCCAAAGGCTCGGCCCTTTCCAGCTTCGCATGA
- a CDS encoding ArsR/SmtB family transcription factor, giving the protein MSETTNPPLLPDALIERAARRLKVMGDPVRLKLLNLLRVHEELSVQALVDASGQRQANVSKHLGIMMREGLVKRRKEGVNAYYSLDDPSLPGICLLISNTIEDTETASE; this is encoded by the coding sequence ATGTCCGAAACCACGAATCCGCCCTTACTTCCTGACGCCCTCATTGAGCGAGCCGCTCGCCGACTCAAGGTCATGGGGGATCCCGTGCGTCTGAAGTTATTGAACCTGCTTCGAGTGCACGAGGAGCTGTCCGTGCAGGCTCTCGTCGATGCATCCGGGCAGCGACAGGCGAACGTGTCGAAGCATCTTGGCATCATGATGCGAGAGGGACTCGTGAAACGACGAAAGGAGGGAGTGAATGCGTACTACTCGCTGGATGACCCCAGTCTCCCCGGGATTTGTCTTTTGATCTCGAACACCATCGAGGATACAGAGACCGCGTCTGAGTAG
- a CDS encoding ATP-binding protein, producing the protein MAPSLVLLLATAYLGLLFAVAYYGDERAERGRSIIANPYIYALSLAVYCTAWTFYGSVGRAATSGLGFLPIYLGPTLIAVVGWILIRKIVRISRYQRITSISDFIASRYGKSARLAGVVAVVALMGVVPYIALQLKAIATSYTVLVSPSGGLPGSGLAPGGVDTAFWISLFLAAFAILFGTRHLDVTERHEGLVAAIAFESVVKLVAFLAVGLYVTFGMFDGFSDLFAAGAEVPAIRQLYSQTDPAEASEWIWLTGLSMLAFLLLPRQFQVAVVENVDERHIRKATWLFPLYLFAINLFVLPIAVGGLLTFGDAATADAFVLSLPLSAGNEALAMLAFIGGLSAATGMVIVATTALSTMICNDLLMPVLLRIPALRLADRPRLTGLILGLRRGAIIVVLLLGYAYLETIGESYSLVSIGLISFVAVAQFAPPLLGGLYWRRGTKYGALAGLLAGVAVWGYTLPLPSLAETGFLPNAFVEDGPFGIALLRPYAMFGLDTLSHIPHALFWSLSINTGLYAAVSLFTTPTVLERSQAHLFVEVYRHAKGHDPVRRATASVRDIRMLLQRFLGWRRTERVMEEYAKEHRKDLDALDEADETLVRHAETALAGAIGASSAQVAVSSVVKETPLRLHEVLSILDEAQQVLAYSRELERKQAELEATTRDLQAANEKLKQVDRLKDDFVSTVTHELRTPLTAIRALTEILHANPDLGVTERTEFLDTIQRETRRLTRLVNQVLDLQRLEAERVDLSQTVYLEEVLQDATSAMQQSIERDGARLHVAGLEHQTPIAGERDRLMQVALNLLSNAAKFCNEEIRVRLIPGDPVIFDVQDDGPGISADDQDAIFEKFRQLESGTTPGGGSGLGLAIAQKIIHAHGGVLKVDSEPREGATFSVHLPAVKDKKMDPSETVATGNDGSSRSASFSASDPS; encoded by the coding sequence ATGGCACCTAGCCTCGTCCTACTTCTTGCGACCGCTTACCTCGGGCTGCTCTTTGCGGTCGCGTATTATGGTGACGAGCGAGCGGAGCGGGGTCGGTCGATTATCGCCAATCCGTACATCTACGCCCTGTCCCTGGCGGTGTACTGCACGGCGTGGACGTTCTACGGCAGTGTGGGACGGGCGGCCACGTCCGGGCTCGGTTTTCTGCCGATCTACCTGGGCCCCACGCTCATCGCCGTGGTCGGCTGGATCCTCATACGGAAAATTGTCCGTATCAGCCGGTATCAGCGTATCACGTCCATCTCTGACTTCATTGCCTCCCGCTACGGAAAAAGCGCGAGGCTTGCGGGGGTCGTCGCTGTCGTTGCTCTGATGGGAGTCGTCCCCTACATCGCGCTGCAGTTGAAGGCGATTGCAACGAGTTACACGGTTCTCGTGAGTCCGTCGGGCGGCCTGCCAGGCTCCGGTCTCGCCCCCGGCGGCGTGGACACCGCGTTCTGGATTTCCCTCTTCCTGGCCGCGTTTGCAATTCTTTTCGGCACGCGTCATCTCGATGTCACGGAGCGCCACGAAGGACTCGTCGCGGCAATCGCGTTCGAGTCCGTCGTCAAGCTGGTGGCGTTTCTAGCCGTCGGACTGTACGTCACGTTCGGGATGTTTGATGGCTTCAGCGATTTGTTCGCTGCAGGGGCGGAGGTGCCAGCGATTCGTCAGTTGTATTCCCAAACCGACCCGGCGGAGGCATCGGAGTGGATCTGGCTCACGGGTCTATCGATGCTCGCGTTTCTGCTTTTACCCCGCCAATTTCAGGTGGCTGTCGTCGAAAACGTGGATGAACGCCACATCCGAAAAGCCACGTGGCTGTTTCCCCTCTACCTTTTCGCCATCAATCTCTTTGTCCTGCCGATCGCGGTCGGTGGGCTACTCACGTTCGGCGATGCGGCAACGGCCGATGCGTTTGTCTTGTCTTTACCTCTTTCGGCGGGCAACGAGGCGCTTGCTATGCTCGCCTTCATTGGCGGGTTGTCAGCGGCAACGGGAATGGTTATTGTCGCGACGACCGCTCTCAGCACGATGATCTGCAACGACCTGCTCATGCCCGTGCTGCTCCGGATTCCGGCGCTCCGACTGGCCGACCGGCCCCGACTTACTGGCCTCATCCTCGGACTACGCCGCGGAGCCATTATCGTCGTTTTGCTGCTCGGATACGCCTATCTCGAGACCATTGGCGAGAGCTACTCGCTCGTGTCGATCGGGCTGATTTCGTTTGTCGCGGTCGCACAATTTGCCCCGCCGTTGTTGGGCGGACTGTACTGGCGCCGCGGCACGAAGTACGGGGCGCTTGCCGGACTCCTCGCCGGGGTCGCCGTCTGGGGATACACGTTACCCCTTCCATCGCTCGCCGAAACGGGCTTTTTACCCAACGCTTTTGTAGAGGATGGCCCGTTCGGTATCGCTCTTCTGCGGCCGTACGCGATGTTTGGTCTCGATACACTGTCTCACATTCCCCACGCTCTTTTCTGGAGCCTGTCGATCAATACCGGTTTGTACGCGGCCGTGTCGCTTTTCACCACGCCGACCGTGCTGGAGCGATCGCAGGCGCACCTCTTCGTCGAGGTATATCGACACGCAAAGGGACACGATCCGGTCCGCCGAGCGACGGCCTCCGTTCGAGACATTCGGATGCTCCTCCAGCGCTTTCTGGGTTGGCGACGGACGGAACGGGTGATGGAGGAGTATGCCAAGGAGCATAGGAAGGACCTCGATGCTCTCGACGAAGCCGATGAAACGCTCGTCCGGCACGCCGAGACCGCACTCGCGGGGGCGATTGGTGCCTCCTCCGCTCAGGTTGCCGTGAGCTCCGTCGTGAAGGAGACACCGCTACGACTACACGAGGTATTGAGCATTCTCGACGAAGCGCAGCAGGTTCTCGCGTACAGCCGAGAACTGGAGCGGAAACAGGCCGAACTGGAAGCCACGACGCGAGACCTTCAGGCGGCCAACGAGAAGCTCAAGCAGGTCGACCGATTGAAGGACGATTTCGTGTCGACCGTGACGCATGAGCTCCGGACGCCCCTTACTGCCATTCGGGCCCTGACGGAGATCCTTCACGCCAATCCCGATCTCGGCGTGACGGAGCGCACGGAGTTTCTCGACACGATCCAGCGGGAGACCCGCCGGCTCACGCGTCTGGTCAATCAGGTGCTGGACCTGCAGCGTCTCGAGGCCGAGCGTGTCGATCTAAGCCAAACGGTGTATCTTGAGGAGGTGCTCCAGGATGCTACCTCAGCCATGCAGCAGTCCATCGAACGTGATGGAGCGCGCCTACATGTTGCAGGATTAGAGCATCAAACGCCCATCGCTGGCGAGCGTGACCGGCTCATGCAGGTCGCACTCAACCTATTATCGAATGCTGCAAAGTTTTGCAACGAGGAGATCCGAGTCCGACTCATTCCTGGCGATCCCGTCATTTTCGACGTGCAGGACGATGGGCCGGGCATCTCCGCCGATGATCAGGATGCTATCTTCGAGAAATTCCGGCAGCTGGAGTCCGGTACCACGCCAGGAGGCGGAAGCGGGCTGGGCCTTGCTATCGCACAGAAAATCATCCACGCTCACGGCGGCGTTCTGAAGGTTGACAGCGAACCTCGCGAAGGAGCAACCTTCTCTGTCCATCTTCCAGCCGTCAAGGACAAGAAAATGGATCCTTCTGAGACCGTTGCAACGGGAAATGATGGATCCTCCAGATCTGCCTCGTTTTCAGCATCAGACCCGTCTTGA
- a CDS encoding response regulator transcription factor produces the protein MSDRSDTSSSDSDTDPLSRSVLIVDDEPSIVAPLKFLMQQQGHSVRVVTTGEEVVPAMEKDRPDLVLLDVMLPEVTGYELCETIRGRGEWRDVKIIMLTVKSREADIEKGRALGADAYITKPFGIQDVLDTARRLLDPS, from the coding sequence ATGTCCGATCGTTCTGATACATCCTCTTCAGATTCCGATACCGATCCCCTTAGTCGGAGCGTGCTCATCGTCGATGACGAACCGAGTATTGTGGCACCGCTCAAGTTTTTGATGCAGCAACAGGGGCACAGCGTTCGTGTCGTGACAACGGGAGAAGAGGTCGTTCCCGCGATGGAGAAAGACCGTCCAGACCTCGTGCTACTGGATGTCATGTTGCCGGAAGTGACAGGGTATGAGCTCTGCGAAACCATCCGGGGACGAGGTGAATGGCGGGACGTGAAAATTATCATGCTCACGGTGAAGAGTCGCGAGGCAGATATTGAGAAAGGCAGAGCGCTTGGCGCTGACGCATACATCACCAAGCCGTTCGGAATTCAGGATGTCCTCGACACAGCACGTCGGCTGCTCGATCCATCCTGA
- a CDS encoding PAS domain-containing protein yields MSSSPEKIIDALLQALEGAVLVCTAEGTILQADRTAQDWFGAGAAPGGSILDTLAHGEARTWFEHAQNEERDELPFSSMVVTNDGRWVEATLHPAEDDEVVLQLKTEMSSTDAAPVPHEVLRDLIETMREPLASVRAAAETMALYPSMDRAATTQFMSIVEEQTAALSDRLDAAVAAYARLYRRAGPLHPIHAGEFTTALAQHLDDNLSIDVSAQPMAEEVDARLLLDAQAITESLTFLANRIENAARCTALRVSVERVRSLAALDLSWEGGAVTSARIREWEQSTITWGDSIIKMTLAEILDHNDAQMIIQTDHGDSSIRLLLPISDDMSSR; encoded by the coding sequence GTGTCATCCTCTCCAGAAAAAATCATCGATGCTCTCTTGCAGGCGCTGGAGGGGGCGGTGCTTGTATGTACTGCAGAAGGAACAATTTTGCAGGCTGACCGCACGGCTCAGGACTGGTTTGGTGCCGGAGCGGCGCCCGGAGGTAGCATTTTGGACACGCTGGCTCACGGTGAGGCCAGAACGTGGTTTGAACACGCACAGAATGAGGAAAGGGATGAGCTCCCATTCTCGTCGATGGTCGTGACGAATGACGGACGATGGGTGGAGGCGACGCTGCATCCTGCAGAAGATGACGAGGTGGTGCTTCAATTGAAGACAGAGATGTCGTCGACCGATGCGGCCCCCGTCCCGCACGAAGTCCTGCGGGATCTGATCGAAACGATGCGGGAACCGCTCGCCAGCGTGCGTGCTGCGGCTGAGACCATGGCGCTCTATCCATCGATGGATAGAGCGGCCACGACCCAGTTCATGAGCATCGTCGAGGAACAGACGGCCGCGCTGTCGGACCGGCTCGATGCGGCTGTAGCTGCATACGCGAGGCTGTATCGTCGTGCTGGACCGCTGCATCCGATCCATGCCGGCGAGTTTACGACGGCTCTTGCACAGCATCTCGACGACAACCTGTCAATCGATGTGTCCGCTCAGCCCATGGCGGAGGAGGTCGACGCGCGGTTGCTCCTTGACGCTCAGGCCATCACCGAATCCCTGACATTCCTGGCGAACCGTATCGAGAATGCGGCTCGATGCACGGCGCTCCGCGTCTCCGTTGAGCGTGTCCGCTCTCTTGCGGCACTCGATCTCAGCTGGGAGGGCGGAGCCGTCACCTCCGCGCGCATCCGGGAGTGGGAGCAGTCGACGATCACGTGGGGCGACAGCATCATTAAGATGACGCTTGCGGAGATTCTCGATCACAACGATGCGCAGATGATTATTCAGACCGATCACGGCGACAGCAGTATTCGCCTGCTGCTCCCAATTTCGGATGACATGTCAAGTCGGTAA